In Juglans microcarpa x Juglans regia isolate MS1-56 chromosome 7D, Jm3101_v1.0, whole genome shotgun sequence, the following are encoded in one genomic region:
- the LOC121239973 gene encoding non-specific lipid transfer protein GPI-anchored 2-like encodes MVTAKPGVAAMVAAALFFSAFYNVSAQGPVPGPAQAEAPSGLGEGPAPSATAGCFDVLLNMSDCLTYVEDGSKTTKPDKGCCPELAGLVDSNPICLCQLLATNTTASFGIKINLKRALNLPSVCGVPTPPVSTCSVAGIDVPPIGAPTSTEDSATPGAQPPGAPSTGNNGNGASSILGSAIPFTVGLVIAFLPTLF; translated from the exons ATGGTGACGGCTAAACCCGGAGTTGCCGCCATGGTGGCTGCGGCCTTGTTCTTTAGTGCATTTTACAACGTGTCTGCGCAGGGACCGGTTCCGGGACCGGCACAGGCTGAGGCACCGTCAGGGCTTGGGGAGGGACCGGCTCCATCAGCAACTGCTGGGTGCTTCGACGTCCTGCTGAACATGTCTGACTGTCTAACGTACGTGGAGGATGGAAGCAAGACGACAAAGCCGGACAAAGGTTGCTGCCCTGAGCTGGCTGGGTTGGTGGATAGCAACCCAATCTGCCTCTGCCAACTGCTTGCGACCAACACCACCGCAAGCTTCGGGATCAAGATTAATCTCAAAAGGGCTCTCAATCTTCCTTCTGTTTGCGGTGTTCCAACCCCTCCTGTAAGCACGTGCTCAG TTGCGGGAATAGACGTGCCCCCTATTGGTGCTCCAACTTCGACTGAGGATTCTGCCACACCAG GGGCCCAACCTCCAGGAGCCCCGTCAACCGGAAACAATGGCAATGGAGCTTCAAGCATCTTAGGATCTGCTATACCTTTTACTGTTGGCTTAGTGATTGCCTTTCTTCCAACGCTGTTCTGA